A single region of the Armatimonadota bacterium genome encodes:
- a CDS encoding SnoK protein, giving the protein MTHYPLTEQQVAFFRENGFVQLDNVLSAEELEALRHAADEALSQRYDPHIETSAANPEYQKVFVQKVNLWRVHEGIRQYTLNARIAEIARRLIGAKRIRLWHDHLLTKMPGDSKPSPWHQDRPYWPMIGYDQLSCWMALDDVDENNGCMQFIPGSHLWGELEPINLVTPQDIFALAPEKESKVPYIARMKAGSCTFHHGLTFHYAGANHTDRPRRAMVTIYMADGTGYSGKPHVVTDGLGLRVGEPIAGDLFPVLAEGS; this is encoded by the coding sequence ATGACACACTATCCCCTGACCGAGCAACAGGTCGCCTTTTTCCGCGAAAACGGCTTTGTGCAACTGGACAATGTGCTCAGCGCGGAAGAACTGGAGGCTCTGCGCCATGCCGCCGACGAGGCGCTTTCGCAACGTTATGACCCACACATTGAAACCTCTGCCGCCAACCCGGAATATCAAAAAGTCTTTGTGCAAAAAGTGAACCTGTGGCGGGTGCACGAAGGGATAAGGCAATATACCCTTAATGCGCGTATAGCCGAAATCGCGCGCAGACTGATCGGCGCAAAACGGATTCGACTCTGGCACGACCATCTCTTGACCAAGATGCCCGGTGACAGCAAGCCCTCGCCCTGGCATCAGGACCGCCCCTACTGGCCCATGATTGGCTACGACCAGCTCTCCTGCTGGATGGCACTGGACGACGTGGACGAAAACAACGGCTGTATGCAGTTTATCCCCGGCTCACACCTGTGGGGCGAATTGGAGCCGATTAACCTGGTGACCCCACAGGACATTTTCGCACTGGCACCGGAAAAAGAGAGTAAGGTTCCATATATCGCTCGTATGAAGGCGGGTAGCTGCACTTTCCATCACGGATTGACCTTCCACTACGCGGGAGCCAACCATACCGACCGCCCACGCCGTGCGATGGTCACCATCTACATGGCAGACGGCACGGGCTACAGCGGCAAACCACACGTGGTGACCGATGGACTGGGGTTGCGGGTCGGCGAACCGATAGCGGGCGACCTGTTCCCTGTGCTGGCAGAGGGCAGCTAA